A section of the Paenibacillus aurantius genome encodes:
- a CDS encoding alpha/beta hydrolase, translating to MKPLHFDFPMREQVYKEAGRELKLYLFEPDEPSSAPRPVLLFFNGGSFQKDPKLSPVQFQHQARYFAERGVIGICVDYRNGSDEGFTPLQAIADVKSAVRWVRTHSAELQADPSRITVCGASAGGYIAVSSILFPAVDDASPEEREVDAVPNNLVIFAAGMDAVDIMGRRYPEILDQAREISPLHHIRKALPRTLWLLGTSDDLYEQNMEFVRGMREAGNDITLETYEGMEHGFFNYGRYDNKPWRETTKRIESFLYPDLPLRRDEA from the coding sequence ATGAAACCCCTGCATTTCGATTTTCCCATGAGGGAACAGGTTTACAAAGAGGCAGGACGGGAGCTGAAGCTGTATCTGTTCGAGCCGGACGAACCATCGTCCGCCCCCCGTCCCGTTCTCCTCTTTTTTAACGGAGGAAGCTTCCAGAAGGACCCTAAGCTTAGTCCCGTTCAATTCCAGCACCAGGCCCGTTATTTTGCCGAGCGGGGAGTGATCGGGATCTGTGTGGATTACCGCAACGGAAGCGACGAAGGGTTCACTCCCCTGCAGGCCATCGCGGATGTGAAGTCCGCCGTACGCTGGGTGAGAACCCATTCCGCGGAGCTTCAGGCCGATCCGTCCCGGATCACCGTTTGCGGAGCTTCCGCCGGCGGCTACATTGCGGTGTCCTCGATTCTCTTCCCGGCTGTCGACGACGCAAGCCCAGAGGAAAGGGAGGTGGATGCCGTCCCTAACAATCTGGTTATCTTTGCCGCCGGGATGGACGCGGTGGATATTATGGGCCGGCGGTACCCGGAAATTCTGGATCAGGCCCGGGAGATTTCCCCGCTGCACCACATCCGCAAGGCCCTGCCCCGGACCTTGTGGCTTCTGGGCACCTCCGACGACCTGTACGAGCAGAACATGGAGTTCGTGAGGGGGATGAGAGAGGCCGGCAACGACATTACCCTGGAAACGTACGAAGGCATGGAGCACGGGTTCTTCAACTACGGGCGGTACGACAACAAGCCGTGGCGGGAGACGACGAAGCGCATCGAAAGCTTCCTTTACCCGGACCTGCCCCTAAGGAGAGATGAGGCTTGA
- a CDS encoding GyrI-like domain-containing protein, with protein MSHKVDYKKDYKHLYLPKTVPEIVDVPGMPFFMVNGSGDPNGEEFAKVTEALYSLSYAVRMSYKSSDVPAGYYEYTVFPLEGIWDLVDRTKPPTDKSNLKYTMMIRQPDFVTEELFGRFLEQAMRKKSNPFLKKVRFEQAEDGLSCQMMHKGSFDEEPESFVRMEAFCTEQGFIRSSKIHREIYLSDPRKTEAAKLKTVLRFPVHK; from the coding sequence TTGAGCCATAAGGTCGATTATAAAAAAGACTATAAGCATCTATACCTGCCAAAAACGGTTCCGGAAATCGTGGACGTCCCGGGCATGCCCTTTTTTATGGTCAATGGCAGCGGGGACCCCAACGGCGAGGAATTTGCCAAGGTGACGGAAGCTCTATACAGCTTAAGCTATGCGGTGAGAATGTCTTACAAAAGTTCGGATGTGCCGGCCGGCTACTATGAGTACACGGTTTTTCCGCTGGAGGGCATTTGGGATCTGGTCGACCGGACCAAGCCTCCCACGGATAAAAGCAATCTCAAGTACACGATGATGATCCGGCAGCCCGATTTTGTGACGGAGGAGCTATTCGGGCGGTTTCTGGAGCAGGCGATGAGGAAGAAATCCAATCCGTTCCTGAAGAAGGTTCGGTTTGAGCAGGCCGAGGACGGGTTGAGCTGTCAAATGATGCATAAGGGAAGCTTTGACGAGGAGCCGGAAAGCTTTGTCCGCATGGAGGCGTTCTGTACGGAGCAGGGCTTTATTCGCTCGAGCAAAATTCACCGGGAGATTTATTTGTCAGACCCCCGCAAGACAGAAGCGGCCAAGCTGAAAACCGTGTTACGCTTCCCTGTACACAAATGA